In Salvelinus sp. IW2-2015 linkage group LG23, ASM291031v2, whole genome shotgun sequence, a genomic segment contains:
- the tmprss2 gene encoding transmembrane protease serine 2, with product MNNNQTPGPQYVNHGFQQGEGRPPPYASAPKMHNVPPSICPQYAPQYAPKTINTHHTVTPGLPHPVPEQKVVKKSHCKCIVASILSVLVFLGATGALVWYFLSNQCVLGRCCRQGGVYLSASKWCDGIRDCPGGEDETQCLRLYGSGSVLQSYSSDSQTWKPVCADDWNDNFGRATCKKMGYSSGSYVRSSQRNPGSLASEGYLKLSSFDHQSLLQRQLTRSPYCSAQAVSLQCIDCGVSIAAPWSRIVGGDIAVSGAWPWQVSLHARGQHLCGGSIISPEWILTAAHCVETLSGPSQWTVYAGYLALTQMDFATGNSVGHIISHEKYDKQTSDNDIALMKLSTPLTMSNTVRPVCLPNVGVNLTPQREAWISGWGSIRSGGSSSGYLRQAQITMYSRETCNASLVYNGLVTASMICAGTLAGGVDSCQGDSGGPMVAKEGSVWWLVGDTSWGIGCALRNKPGIYGNVTHFLPWIYEQMQKN from the exons ATGAACAATAACCAG ACACCAGGTCCCCAGTATGTGAACCATGGGTTTCAACAAGGGGAGGGAAGACCCCCTCCATACGCCTCTGCCCCAAAGATGCACAATGTCCCCCCCTCTATTTGTCCTCAGTACGCTCCCCAGTACGCTCCCAAGACCATCAATACCCACCACACGGTTACGCCTGGACTACCACACCCAGTCCCAGAACAAAAAG TGGTGAAGAAAAGTCACTGTAAATGTATTGTGGCCTCTATCCTCAGTGTCTTAGTTTTCCTTGGGGCAACAGGAGCGTTGGTTTGGTATTTCC tgtccaaccagtgtgtgttggggaggtGCTGTAGGCAGGGAGGTGTGTATCTGAGTGCATCCAAGTGGTGTGATGGCATCAGAGACTGTccaggaggagaggacgagacaCAGTGCC TGCGCCTCTATGGGTCTGGTTCTGTGCTGCAGAGTTACTCATCAGACAGTCAGACGTGGAAGCCAGTGTGTGCTGATGACTGGAATGACAACTTTGGCAGGGCCACCTGTAAAAAGATGGGATACAGCAG TGGGTCCTATGTTCGGTCCTCACAAAGAAACCCAGGCTCCTTGGCTTCTGAGGGCTATTTGAAGCTGTCTAGCTTTGACCACCAATCCCTTCTACAGAGGCAGCTAACTAGAAG TCCCTACTGCTCAGCACAAGCAGTCTCCCTGCAGTGTATTG ACTGTGGTGTCAGTATAGCAGCTCCTTGGAGCCGAATCGTAGGGGGGGATATAGCAGTGAGCGGGGCCTGGCCATGGCAGGTCAGTCTGCACGCCAGGGGCCAGCACCTGTGTGGAGGCTCCATCATCAGCCCTGAGTGGATCCTCACTGCCGCCCACTGCGTAGAAAC GCTATCAGGGCCCAGTCAGTGGACGGTGTATGCTGGCTATCTGGCCTTGACCCAGATGGATTTTGCCACTGGGAATTCAGTGGGACACATAATCTCTCATGAAAAGTACGACAAGCAGACTAGTGATAATGACATCGCTCTTATGAAACTCAGCACACCCCTCACTATGTCAA ATACGGTGAGACCAGTCTGTCTGCCCAATGTCGGTGTGAATCTGACTCCCCAGCGAGAAGCCTGGATCTCTGGATGGGGGTCCATTAGGAGTGGTG GGTCGTCGTCGGGATACCTGCGTCAGGCCCAGATCACCATGTACAGCAGAGAGACATGTAATGCATCGTTGGTGTATAATGGACTTGTAACCGCCTCTATGATCTGTGCTGGGACACTGGCAGGAGGAGTGGACTCATGTCAG GGGGACAGTGGAGGACCAATGGTGGCCAAGGAGGGTTCCGTATGGTGGCTGGTAGGGGACACTAGCTGGGGTATAGGTTGTGCCCTGAGGAACAAACCAGGAATCTACGGCAATGTCACCCACTTCCTCCCCTGGATATATGAACAAATGCAG AAGAATTGA